CCCGCGCCGTTGCGCCCGAGCAGGCCGTAGATGCGGTTCTCCTCCAGCGTGAAGTCGACTGCGTCGACGGCCGTGAACGAGCCGTAGCGCTTGGTGAGCCCGGTGGCGTGCACCACTGTGCGGGTCATGATTGGATCCTTTCCGCGCGGAGCATGCCCGCGAGTTCGTCGATGCCGATGCCGAGCTTCTCGGCCTCGATGATGAGTGGTCTGAGGAATTCAGCGGCGAAGCCCGCCCGCCGGCGCTCGATGAGCCGTTCGCGGGCACCGATGGTCACGAACATGCCGATGCCCCTTCGCTTCTCCACGATGCCGTCGTCGACAAGGCGGGTCACCCCCTTCAGTGCGGTGGCCGGGTTGACGCGCAGGAACGCCGCGAACTCGTTCGTCGAGGGGATCTGGCCGCCTTCCGGCAGCGTGCCCTCGATGATGTCGTTCTCGATCTGTTCTGCGATCTGGATGAAGATCGGACGCGATTCGTCCATACCCGCCCAACTGTCTGCCGTGTTTCTGCTGCGCTGAACCTTGGTTGGTTCATTACTTGTGTAACTAACCAACCATGTGCGCGCGCGACTGTCAACCCCCGAGTTCCGTTGCGGTCGGGACCACTCGTGTCGTACCGGACCCGTGATGTCGGGTGTCCCGTGCGATAGGAGTGGTCCGAGGCGCCGCCGCAACAGTGGAGGCGCGCGCCGGGCGGGCAGCGTGCGCGGGCGGGCGGCGTGCGCGGGTCAGGCGGCGGCGCGGCGCGGCAGGCGCAGGCGGCCCTGCGCGAGCAGGATGCCGAGGAGCACGAGCACGGCGCCGATCGGCTCGTGCCACGAGAAGCGCTCGCCGAGCAGCAGCACCCCGAGCGCGACGCCGACCACGGGCGTGACGT
The sequence above is a segment of the Agromyces hippuratus genome. Coding sequences within it:
- a CDS encoding GntR family transcriptional regulator — translated: MDESRPIFIQIAEQIENDIIEGTLPEGGQIPSTNEFAAFLRVNPATALKGVTRLVDDGIVEKRRGIGMFVTIGARERLIERRRAGFAAEFLRPLIIEAEKLGIGIDELAGMLRAERIQS